The Chelatococcus sp. HY11 genome includes a window with the following:
- the pflA gene encoding pyruvate formate-lyase-activating protein, translated as MAMLGEPWATSRYDLRVSQSPDAPDVDQLDDSSGGYGWVHSYETGSTVDGPGVRVTVFMNGCFLRCMYCHNPDTWHLRDGTRVSIERAELALAGYATALRSMGGGLTISGGEPLVQAAFTRRLFSAAKRLGLHTALDTSGFLGVRADDEYLENVDLVLLDIKSWEPGTYRKVTRQDLQPTIAFAERLARLNKPVWVRFVLVPGLTDAPANVEGLARFIAPMGNVEWVEVLPFHQMGSFKWKAIGLRYKLEGTEPPTSDLHNRVLEQFRAAGCRAR; from the coding sequence ATGGCGATGCTGGGCGAGCCTTGGGCCACAAGCCGCTATGATTTGCGTGTTAGCCAATCACCCGATGCACCCGACGTCGATCAGCTAGATGATTCGAGTGGCGGTTATGGCTGGGTTCACTCATATGAGACCGGCTCCACCGTTGATGGGCCGGGGGTTCGGGTCACCGTTTTCATGAACGGCTGCTTTCTGCGCTGTATGTATTGTCACAATCCCGACACATGGCACCTCCGGGATGGCACAAGGGTTTCGATAGAACGTGCTGAGCTTGCCCTAGCGGGATACGCGACTGCCTTGCGCAGCATGGGCGGTGGCTTGACGATTTCGGGCGGAGAGCCCCTCGTTCAAGCTGCGTTTACACGCCGCTTATTCTCGGCCGCGAAGCGATTGGGATTGCATACGGCGCTGGACACATCAGGGTTCTTGGGCGTTCGTGCCGACGATGAGTATCTCGAAAATGTTGATCTCGTGCTTCTTGATATCAAATCGTGGGAGCCCGGGACGTACAGGAAGGTCACTCGCCAGGACCTTCAGCCGACGATCGCATTCGCGGAGAGATTAGCAAGATTGAACAAGCCGGTTTGGGTTCGGTTCGTTCTCGTCCCTGGCTTGACGGATGCGCCCGCGAATGTCGAGGGATTGGCACGCTTTATCGCCCCGATGGGGAATGTGGAGTGGGTAGAGGTTCTGCCGTTTCACCAGATGGGATCTTTCAAGTGGAAGGCGATCGGCTTGCGATACAAGCTTGAGGGTACAGAACCGCCAACCTCAGATCTACACAACCGAGTCCTCGAACAGTTCCGGGCTGCCGGCTGTCGGGCAAGATGA
- the pflB gene encoding formate C-acetyltransferase — MSSLEAEWVGFSTGRWSQVIDVRDFIQRNVSSYNGDAAFLVEPTERTRTVWEKLQPFFKDELARGVLDVDSRTPSSITSHRPGYIDRENEVIVGLQTDEPFRRAIMPFGGLRMVEAGLEAAGVLPDPIVHDIFTKYRKTHNDGVFDAYTPEIMACRRSHIITGLPDSYGRGRIIGDYRRVALYGIDRLIAAKRAERSILDARWPTDDVIREREELAEQVRALSDLLTMAKSYGCDIARPAGNAREAVQWTYLAYLAAIKEANGAAMSIGRISTFLDVFIERDLARGVLDESGAQELIDQLVQKLRIVRFLRTPEYDALFSGDPYWATECIGGLDVNGRSLVTKTSFRMLHTLTNLGPAPEPNMTVLWSAQLPEAFKLFCLKKSAETSSIQYENDDLMRPYFGDDYGIACCVSAMRIGQQMQFFGARVNLGKCLLYAINGGRDELSGDQVGPIVPSVSGTRLDFSDVMSKFDRMMEWLAETYVHAMNCIHYMHDKYYYERLEMALHDQQILRTMAFGIAGLSVVADSLSAIKFATVTVIRGDDGLITGYETRGDFPKFGNNDPRVDDIAVDLVSRFMQKLRKHPTYRNAVHTQSVLTITSNVVYGKNTGGTPDGRRAGEPFAPGGNPMHGRDSHGWLASCLSVAKLPYADAQDGISYTVSISPSPNRLNVAEKYAQAVKVLDTYFAQGGFHMNLNVINRETLLDAMDHPEKYPQLTIRVSGYAVNFARLTREQQADVISRTFHGGG, encoded by the coding sequence ATGTCGTCCCTGGAGGCCGAGTGGGTAGGATTTTCTACTGGTCGCTGGAGCCAAGTGATAGATGTCCGAGATTTTATTCAGCGAAACGTGTCGTCGTATAACGGTGATGCGGCATTTCTTGTAGAGCCGACTGAGAGGACGAGAACGGTCTGGGAGAAACTCCAACCATTTTTTAAGGACGAACTCGCGCGAGGGGTTCTCGATGTAGATTCCAGAACCCCATCCTCGATCACCTCGCACCGTCCAGGGTATATCGATCGAGAGAATGAGGTCATTGTTGGACTGCAGACGGATGAACCGTTTCGCCGAGCCATCATGCCCTTTGGCGGCCTTCGAATGGTAGAGGCAGGACTTGAGGCGGCTGGCGTTCTACCGGATCCTATTGTCCACGACATATTCACAAAGTATCGAAAAACACACAATGACGGTGTATTCGATGCTTATACACCGGAGATAATGGCCTGCAGGCGTAGCCATATCATTACCGGATTACCCGATTCGTACGGTCGTGGGCGGATTATTGGTGATTACCGGCGCGTTGCACTCTACGGAATTGACAGGTTGATCGCCGCAAAGCGCGCTGAAAGGTCAATTCTCGACGCGAGATGGCCGACAGACGACGTCATCCGGGAACGCGAGGAGTTGGCCGAGCAAGTACGTGCACTGTCAGACCTGCTGACGATGGCGAAGAGTTACGGTTGCGATATAGCGCGACCGGCCGGGAACGCCAGGGAGGCGGTCCAGTGGACATATCTCGCTTACCTCGCCGCTATCAAAGAGGCCAACGGGGCAGCGATGTCGATTGGTCGAATCTCCACGTTCTTGGATGTGTTCATCGAGCGCGACTTAGCGCGAGGCGTTCTCGACGAAAGCGGCGCTCAAGAGCTTATCGATCAACTGGTTCAAAAGCTTCGAATCGTGCGCTTCCTTCGTACGCCGGAATATGATGCCTTGTTCTCGGGGGATCCGTACTGGGCAACAGAATGTATCGGCGGGCTTGACGTCAATGGGCGCTCCCTCGTAACAAAAACTAGCTTCCGGATGTTACACACGCTGACAAATCTCGGCCCGGCGCCAGAGCCGAACATGACTGTTCTCTGGTCTGCCCAGTTGCCTGAGGCGTTCAAGTTGTTCTGCCTAAAGAAGTCTGCGGAAACGTCATCAATACAGTATGAAAATGACGATCTTATGCGCCCATATTTTGGCGATGACTACGGGATTGCGTGCTGCGTCTCCGCAATGCGTATCGGACAGCAGATGCAATTCTTCGGTGCGCGCGTTAATCTAGGAAAATGTCTGCTTTACGCAATCAACGGCGGGCGGGATGAGCTGAGCGGCGACCAAGTCGGTCCAATCGTACCAAGCGTTAGCGGCACTCGGCTCGATTTTTCCGATGTGATGTCTAAGTTTGATCGAATGATGGAATGGCTTGCTGAAACGTATGTTCATGCAATGAATTGTATTCACTATATGCACGATAAATACTACTATGAAAGATTGGAGATGGCTCTCCATGATCAACAGATTCTGCGTACTATGGCATTTGGCATAGCCGGACTTTCTGTCGTCGCGGACAGCCTATCTGCGATCAAATTTGCGACAGTCACGGTGATCCGAGGAGATGATGGCTTGATTACCGGATATGAAACACGAGGAGATTTTCCCAAATTCGGTAATAATGATCCTCGCGTCGACGACATTGCTGTCGATCTTGTAAGTCGCTTCATGCAGAAGCTTCGAAAGCACCCGACATATCGGAATGCCGTACATACGCAGTCCGTTCTGACGATTACGAGCAATGTCGTCTACGGCAAAAATACTGGGGGCACACCCGACGGTCGGCGAGCGGGGGAACCGTTTGCCCCGGGCGGGAATCCCATGCATGGCCGCGATTCCCATGGATGGCTCGCATCCTGCCTGTCGGTTGCAAAGCTCCCCTACGCGGATGCGCAAGATGGCATCAGCTACACGGTATCGATCTCGCCGAGCCCCAATCGACTGAATGTTGCGGAGAAATATGCGCAGGCAGTTAAGGTGCTTGATACATACTTCGCCCAGGGCGGGTTCCACATGAATCTCAATGTTATCAATCGTGAGACGTTGTTGGATGCAATGGACCATCCAGAAAAATACCCACAACTGACGATCCGCGTATCCGGATATGCTGTGAACTTTGCCCGTCTAACTCGCGAGCAGCAAGCCGACGTTATCAGCCGCACGTTTCACGGTGGGGGTTGA
- a CDS encoding AraC family transcriptional regulator — MQLSHFKSSTSLYERSVPPGHIHLGVIKEIIPTLIAFGIDPAPLIWKVGLDLHIFENDSNVIPHATLGRLLTLCVAQTKCPHFGLLVGQRATILSLGLIGRLMRHCATVGEALRALAEHLVIQNRGAVPSFSIQDGTALFTFSVYQPAVESIDHITDGAIALTVNALRSLSGARWNPSDVLLPRMPPRDLTPYYNHFRAPIRFNQETASISLPERDLYQPIEGADPIIRSVLLENIQHARISLDSNIPDDIRRFLRTILADQDCTANGVAKFLALHRRTLARRLTDAGLSYRTISNEVRFEIARQLLEDTKMSLGEISAALGYSEASVFSRAFRRWSGCSPGVWRAANRTMEKPLSEML; from the coding sequence ATGCAACTTTCTCATTTTAAGTCAAGCACTTCTTTATACGAGAGATCGGTCCCCCCCGGCCATATTCACTTGGGCGTAATAAAAGAAATTATCCCGACGCTCATCGCATTCGGCATAGATCCTGCACCGCTCATTTGGAAAGTGGGTCTCGACCTGCATATTTTTGAGAATGATAGCAACGTCATCCCACATGCCACACTTGGGCGTTTACTAACGTTGTGTGTAGCCCAGACGAAATGCCCTCACTTCGGTCTTTTGGTAGGGCAGCGTGCCACCATACTATCCCTCGGCCTGATTGGCCGCCTTATGCGGCACTGCGCGACCGTAGGCGAGGCGCTGCGTGCCCTGGCAGAGCATCTTGTCATCCAAAATCGCGGGGCCGTTCCCTCGTTCTCCATACAGGACGGCACGGCCCTTTTCACATTTTCGGTCTACCAGCCTGCGGTCGAAAGCATTGATCATATAACGGACGGAGCGATCGCATTGACTGTCAATGCGTTAAGAAGCCTTTCCGGCGCAAGGTGGAATCCAAGTGATGTTCTGCTTCCCAGAATGCCGCCAAGAGACCTTACGCCCTACTATAATCATTTTCGAGCGCCAATTCGCTTCAATCAGGAAACAGCAAGCATATCGCTCCCAGAGCGCGACTTATATCAGCCAATTGAGGGAGCAGATCCAATTATCCGCTCCGTTCTTCTAGAGAATATACAGCATGCAAGAATTAGTCTGGACAGTAATATCCCAGACGATATTCGTCGATTTCTTCGAACTATATTAGCCGATCAGGATTGCACCGCCAATGGTGTCGCGAAATTTTTGGCCCTGCACCGCAGAACACTAGCACGCAGGCTTACGGACGCCGGCCTTTCATATAGGACAATCTCGAACGAAGTGCGGTTCGAGATCGCTCGGCAATTGCTTGAAGACACAAAAATGTCGCTGGGAGAGATATCCGCCGCGCTCGGATATTCCGAAGCAAGCGTTTTCAGCCGCGCGTTTCGACGCTGGTCCGGATGTTCTCCAGGCGTATGGAGAGCGGCCAACCGGACCATGGAGAAACCCCTCTCGGAAATGCTGTAG
- a CDS encoding DUF2235 domain-containing protein → MPKNIVILLDGTSNEIERDRTNILRLYGVLAKDAEQLVYYDPGVGTFGAEGAWSRFRRKAHEVWGLATGWGLDHNVKEAYRFLVENYDNGKRRGEDPVERDQIFIFGFSRGAYSARVLAGFIHAVGLIEPRNLNLLDYVYRAYKSIGEDEKQEAFAEVRMYERILKPDRPPIRMLGLFDTVGSVIESGRNGLRLKSHAFTSHNTSVQSVSHAVAIDEKRTMFRPQLWPTGQEYWGNPFNNAAAQPQDVSEVWFAGGHGDVGGGYPEADSALCKVPLLWMIGRAKLCDLRIRQQSVNAIVVGAKEGAKYVAPNALGSAHETMSFAWSILEIVPRRRPKGSLRPSLFGISLPLFERRRLPNGARLHRSVAERKEQLGQWAPNIPSDYEVEP, encoded by the coding sequence ATGCCGAAGAACATCGTCATCCTGCTGGATGGCACATCGAACGAGATAGAGCGCGACCGCACCAATATTCTGCGTCTGTATGGCGTTCTGGCGAAGGACGCCGAACAGCTCGTCTATTATGATCCAGGCGTTGGAACGTTTGGCGCGGAAGGGGCTTGGTCGCGATTCCGGCGCAAGGCACATGAGGTCTGGGGCCTCGCTACTGGTTGGGGGCTCGATCACAATGTGAAGGAGGCCTATCGCTTCCTCGTCGAGAACTACGACAACGGCAAGCGCCGGGGCGAAGATCCGGTCGAACGCGACCAAATCTTCATCTTCGGGTTCAGCCGCGGCGCGTACTCTGCGCGCGTGCTGGCCGGGTTCATCCATGCTGTCGGCTTGATCGAGCCGCGCAATCTCAACCTGCTCGACTACGTCTATCGGGCCTATAAATCGATCGGGGAGGATGAGAAGCAGGAGGCATTTGCCGAGGTCCGCATGTACGAACGCATTCTCAAACCTGACCGGCCGCCGATCCGGATGCTCGGCTTGTTCGACACCGTGGGATCGGTAATCGAGAGCGGACGAAACGGTCTGCGGCTCAAGTCGCACGCGTTCACCAGCCACAACACTAGCGTCCAATCGGTGTCTCATGCCGTCGCGATCGACGAAAAACGAACTATGTTCCGCCCGCAACTCTGGCCAACTGGTCAGGAATATTGGGGCAACCCATTCAACAACGCCGCGGCTCAGCCTCAGGACGTGAGCGAGGTCTGGTTCGCCGGCGGGCATGGCGACGTCGGCGGCGGTTATCCGGAAGCCGACAGCGCACTGTGCAAGGTGCCGCTCCTGTGGATGATCGGACGCGCGAAACTCTGCGACCTGCGTATCCGCCAGCAGAGCGTCAACGCGATCGTGGTGGGCGCAAAAGAGGGAGCCAAATATGTCGCGCCGAACGCGCTCGGCAGCGCTCACGAGACCATGAGCTTCGCTTGGTCGATCCTCGAAATTGTGCCGCGCCGAAGGCCCAAAGGCTCGTTGCGCCCCTCCCTATTCGGCATCAGTCTCCCCCTCTTTGAGCGACGGCGTCTTCCGAACGGTGCTCGACTCCATCGCTCGGTCGCCGAGCGAAAGGAGCAGTTAGGACAATGGGCACCGAATATTCCGTCCGACTATGAGGTGGAGCCATGA
- a CDS encoding AlpA family phage regulatory protein, whose product MQSTRRIVRYGRMVGNAILDSGGAAALSLGKDPHLLDEGSPVADEALPTIKCFKEQHERIRRAVAIGLVGHDGRVIPQQLADWLGDAAFGEALREQPRPQDRRSGKPKAPRAEKGKKPNAVASPAPTQVAPDEKPTAENTNQQTTQTEMPRTGLVRLKQILAPGGPLPLSKSTFWTKVKTGEFPQPVRLGGTTSWRAEEIWELMNERNPPEKTKR is encoded by the coding sequence TTGCAGTCGACCAGGCGCATCGTTCGATATGGCCGCATGGTGGGAAATGCCATTCTGGACAGTGGCGGAGCCGCGGCCTTATCCCTCGGCAAAGATCCGCATTTACTTGACGAGGGGTCGCCGGTGGCCGATGAGGCGCTGCCAACAATCAAGTGCTTCAAGGAGCAGCACGAGCGAATCCGACGGGCTGTGGCGATCGGCCTCGTTGGTCATGACGGCAGGGTCATTCCGCAGCAGCTGGCCGATTGGCTGGGGGATGCCGCGTTCGGGGAGGCTTTGAGGGAGCAACCACGCCCGCAAGACCGGAGAAGCGGGAAGCCGAAAGCACCACGCGCTGAGAAAGGGAAAAAGCCGAATGCAGTTGCATCGCCTGCACCAACTCAAGTTGCCCCGGATGAGAAACCGACGGCCGAGAATACGAACCAACAAACAACGCAGACGGAGATGCCACGGACTGGGTTGGTCCGGTTGAAGCAGATTCTGGCGCCAGGTGGCCCATTGCCCCTGAGCAAGTCCACCTTCTGGACGAAAGTGAAGACGGGCGAGTTTCCCCAGCCGGTGCGTCTGGGCGGAACAACATCCTGGCGCGCGGAAGAGATCTGGGAGCTCATGAACGAGCGGAACCCGCCCGAGAAGACAAAACGCTGA
- a CDS encoding TrkA C-terminal domain-containing protein: protein MLDTVRTLLEASPLLALFLAIAIGYAIGQISFGGVSFGAGAVLFSGLLIGALAPNAAPPSMVGTIGLVIFVYGVGIQYGRQFFASLSGPGLKYVGLSAIAVIASLAVAWMLARPLGISMEIAAGLFAGSGTSTPTLQAALAAAGNQDPVIGYSVSYPFGVAGPIILMTILAAIIRPKFAPTSQNVRLAEITLQGMLQKRTVGEVSDDLPEDVRIIAVRQNHQNSPPISTMQLKEGDGLLLAGSPIGIDQVRASVGREEPGRLSRDRSDFDVVRVFVSKAQFAGKPLRDIELPEFPIEISHVRRGDVDLFATPDLTLEYGDLLVAAVPTFRKEEAARHFGGSIKGNAELSFISIGVGITLGLLLGMVPIPVPFAGTVSLGVAGGPLVMALILSWMGRTGSIGWQMPVVANLVLRNLGLAVFIGSVAIGAGAPFVQTVSSNGIQILLGGAVVLLTLVLIVLVGGLLMRIPFDELLGICSGSTGNPAILVAAGRLAPTERTDIGYAICFPIMTIVKIVAVQMLLK, encoded by the coding sequence ATGCTGGATACAGTTAGAACGCTACTTGAAGCATCTCCACTTCTGGCGCTCTTCCTAGCGATAGCGATAGGTTATGCGATCGGGCAGATTTCCTTTGGAGGTGTCTCGTTTGGCGCCGGCGCGGTCTTGTTCAGTGGTTTGTTGATCGGTGCACTTGCGCCAAACGCCGCGCCGCCGAGCATGGTCGGAACAATTGGGCTCGTAATTTTTGTCTACGGCGTTGGGATACAATACGGTAGACAGTTTTTCGCGAGCCTCAGCGGCCCGGGTCTTAAGTACGTTGGGCTTTCGGCCATCGCCGTCATCGCGTCTCTTGCGGTAGCTTGGATGCTGGCCCGGCCGCTAGGTATCTCGATGGAGATCGCGGCTGGCCTTTTTGCAGGCTCGGGAACGAGCACACCGACGTTGCAGGCCGCACTGGCCGCTGCGGGGAATCAGGACCCTGTTATCGGATACTCTGTATCCTACCCCTTTGGCGTTGCAGGGCCCATCATCCTGATGACGATTTTGGCGGCGATAATTAGACCGAAATTTGCGCCTACAAGCCAGAATGTGCGTCTGGCGGAGATAACTCTGCAAGGCATGCTACAGAAGCGGACCGTTGGAGAAGTTTCAGATGATCTGCCAGAAGACGTGAGAATAATTGCCGTTCGCCAGAATCACCAAAACTCGCCGCCGATCTCCACCATGCAGTTGAAGGAAGGTGATGGCCTTTTGCTGGCGGGAAGCCCAATAGGCATCGATCAAGTCAGGGCATCCGTGGGACGTGAAGAGCCAGGGCGTCTGAGCCGAGACCGTTCTGACTTCGATGTTGTTCGTGTTTTTGTATCCAAGGCACAGTTTGCGGGCAAACCGCTTCGGGATATCGAGCTGCCAGAATTCCCGATAGAGATATCTCACGTGCGCCGCGGGGATGTCGATTTATTTGCCACTCCGGATCTCACCCTTGAGTATGGGGATCTTCTTGTTGCTGCCGTACCGACATTTCGGAAAGAAGAGGCGGCTCGGCATTTCGGCGGCAGCATTAAGGGCAATGCAGAGCTTTCATTTATATCGATCGGAGTTGGTATCACCTTGGGACTGCTATTGGGAATGGTACCAATTCCTGTGCCGTTCGCCGGGACGGTTAGCCTGGGCGTAGCCGGCGGTCCGCTTGTAATGGCTTTGATCCTGAGTTGGATGGGGCGGACAGGTTCGATCGGTTGGCAGATGCCAGTAGTTGCAAACCTGGTTTTACGGAACCTTGGTTTGGCTGTGTTTATAGGATCGGTCGCGATCGGAGCCGGTGCTCCTTTTGTGCAGACCGTTTCATCGAATGGCATACAAATTCTGCTGGGCGGTGCCGTTGTACTGCTCACGCTGGTTTTGATTGTACTGGTAGGCGGGCTTCTCATGCGAATTCCGTTTGATGAACTGCTCGGCATTTGTTCAGGGTCGACCGGGAATCCTGCGATCTTGGTTGCTGCAGGGCGATTGGCCCCCACCGAAAGAACAGATATTGGTTACGCAATTTGCTTTCCCATAATGACGATCGTTAAGATTGTAGCCGTGCAGATGCTTCTGAAATAG
- a CDS encoding tyrosine-type recombinase/integrase codes for MATPSTDATVSPLRQRMQHDMLMRGLGSHTRQDYVRHVRCFAAFLGRSPDTATPENIHRFQLDQHEKGVGPATINGAVSALRFLFLVTLQRRDLSRALVITRYHRKLPDVLSVEEAGRRLKAAPGLKYKAALGGAYGAGLRVFEVAHLKVDDVDSTRMLLRVEQGKGCKDRNTMLSPQLLELLRLWWREGRRRGIMLPHGWLFPCRSRTDPISSRQLHRTVQEAAEVAGIRKRVSPHTLRHSFATHLLEQDVDIRVIQVLFGHSKQTTALYAKVSTRRIHAVTGPLDRLMALMEDKTPSE; via the coding sequence ATGGCTACCCCGTCGACCGATGCAACCGTTTCGCCGCTTCGCCAGCGCATGCAGCACGACATGCTCATGCGGGGCCTCGGCTCCCACACGCGGCAGGACTACGTTCGTCACGTCCGGTGCTTCGCCGCGTTCCTCGGCCGCTCGCCCGACACCGCGACGCCGGAGAATATCCACCGCTTCCAGCTTGATCAGCATGAGAAGGGCGTAGGACCCGCGACCATCAACGGCGCGGTGTCAGCGCTGCGGTTCCTATTTCTGGTGACACTGCAGCGCCGGGATCTGTCGCGCGCCTTGGTGATCACCCGCTATCATCGCAAGCTGCCGGATGTGCTCAGCGTGGAGGAAGCGGGGCGGCGGCTCAAAGCCGCACCGGGCCTCAAGTACAAGGCTGCGCTCGGCGGCGCCTATGGCGCAGGCCTGCGCGTGTTCGAGGTCGCGCACCTCAAGGTTGATGACGTGGACTCGACACGCATGCTGCTCCGTGTCGAGCAGGGCAAGGGCTGCAAGGATCGCAACACGATGCTCTCGCCGCAGCTCCTGGAACTGCTGCGGCTGTGGTGGCGCGAAGGCAGGCGACGCGGGATCATGCTTCCGCATGGCTGGCTGTTCCCCTGCCGCAGCCGAACCGATCCGATCTCATCACGGCAACTGCATCGCACGGTCCAGGAGGCCGCCGAGGTCGCCGGCATCCGCAAGCGCGTCAGCCCGCACACGCTGCGTCACAGCTTCGCCACCCACCTGCTCGAACAGGATGTCGACATCCGCGTCATCCAGGTCCTGTTCGGCCACAGCAAGCAGACGACCGCGCTCTACGCCAAGGTCTCGACCCGGAGGATCCACGCTGTCACCGGGCCGCTCGACCGGCTGATGGCGCTGATGGAGGACAAGACGCCGTCGGAGTAA